A region of Ignavibacteriota bacterium DNA encodes the following proteins:
- a CDS encoding nucleoside deaminase, whose translation MDEFIKAAIDEAKRGIEEGGIPIGSVIVHNGKIIGRGHNRRVQSGSVILHGEMDALENAGRLPAKVYRESTIYTTLSPCSMCSGAIVLYGIPKVVIGENQTYIGEEELLRSRGVEVVNLNNEECKLMMNDFINKFPDIWNEDIGI comes from the coding sequence ATGGATGAATTCATAAAAGCAGCAATTGATGAGGCTAAACGAGGAATTGAGGAAGGTGGTATTCCTATTGGCTCTGTAATTGTTCATAACGGTAAGATAATCGGCAGAGGTCATAATCGCAGAGTGCAATCAGGAAGCGTAATACTCCACGGCGAAATGGATGCTTTGGAAAATGCCGGAAGATTACCCGCAAAAGTATATCGCGAGAGCACGATTTATACTACTCTTTCTCCTTGCTCTATGTGTAGCGGTGCAATTGTGCTTTATGGAATTCCTAAAGTTGTAATTGGAGAAAATCAGACTTACATTGGCGAAGAAGAATTGCTTCGAAGCCGCGGTGTTGAGGTGGTTAATCTCAACAACGAGGAATGTAAGTTGATGATGAATGATTTTATTAATAAATTTCCAGATATTTGGAACGAAGATATTGGAATTTAG
- a CDS encoding response regulator transcription factor yields the protein MIFNEQNPVSLVFADDHEVVRAGIRRMLSLDKTFKIMDEANNGRDALDLILYHKPDIALLDIMMPQMSGVEVTRELKERNSETFVVILTAFEDGAHLEKALSAGADGYLTKDIPSKELIAALHTVVTGERVFSKSIVLLAQNKFMTRGSQVEPHIKITKREQEILNLIATGKSSVEIAETLYLSVRTVESHRYNVMQKLGIKNTAGLIRFAVLNSDTFNQ from the coding sequence ATGATATTTAACGAACAAAATCCGGTAAGTTTGGTATTTGCTGACGATCACGAAGTTGTCAGAGCGGGCATCAGACGTATGTTGTCACTTGATAAAACCTTCAAGATAATGGACGAAGCAAATAACGGCAGAGATGCTCTGGACTTAATTCTTTACCACAAGCCTGATATTGCTTTGCTTGATATTATGATGCCGCAAATGTCAGGTGTTGAAGTTACACGCGAACTTAAAGAAAGAAATTCTGAAACTTTTGTTGTAATACTCACTGCATTTGAAGACGGAGCTCACCTCGAGAAAGCACTTTCAGCAGGCGCTGACGGCTATCTTACAAAGGATATTCCATCTAAAGAGCTTATAGCGGCACTACATACAGTAGTTACAGGAGAGAGAGTTTTTTCTAAATCAATTGTTCTTTTGGCTCAGAACAAATTTATGACACGTGGCTCACAAGTCGAGCCTCATATAAAAATTACTAAGCGAGAGCAGGAAATACTGAATTTGATAGCAACCGGAAAATCAAGTGTGGAAATTGCCGAAACACTCTATCTATCAGTCAGGACTGTAGAATCCCATCGTTACAATGTTATGCAGAAATTAGGAATCAAAAATACAGCCGGATTGATAAGATTTGCAGTACTTAATTCTGATACTTTTAATCAATAG
- a CDS encoding IS3 family transposase, whose amino-acid sequence MGLTKAVNPKASIESICKIASLSRQAYYKHNSKIELDTVNNHKVLSMALSKRIRNSKLSCKKIYSMIKESLKTENIKLGRDKFINLMGENGFHVKRKRRNPNTTKSKHTLPTYTNKLKGIKINRADQVWVSDITFVRTSQGFMYLSLVTDLYSRKILGYNLSKSQKTSEVIKALQMSLKNSKRQSETIHHSDRGIQYLCSEYTKHLKSNNIETSTTKGGSPQENAVAERINGILKQEYGISDLRINIPQCRKLVKEAIELYNNERPHLSLNMKTPEQYYNEFYCNLNNNIR is encoded by the coding sequence ATTGGTCTCACCAAAGCGGTCAACCCGAAAGCATCGATAGAAAGTATATGCAAAATAGCATCATTGAGCCGTCAAGCCTATTATAAGCATAACAGCAAGATAGAACTAGACACAGTAAACAATCATAAAGTACTTTCAATGGCTCTGTCTAAGCGTATACGTAATAGTAAACTAAGCTGTAAAAAGATATATTCAATGATTAAAGAAAGTCTCAAAACTGAGAATATAAAGTTAGGTCGTGACAAATTTATCAATCTGATGGGTGAAAATGGTTTTCATGTAAAGCGAAAAAGACGTAATCCCAACACAACAAAAAGTAAACATACATTGCCAACATATACAAATAAACTCAAAGGTATAAAGATAAATAGAGCAGACCAGGTCTGGGTTAGCGACATAACCTTTGTTCGAACTTCACAAGGTTTTATGTACCTGTCATTAGTGACAGATTTATACAGTAGAAAGATTTTAGGCTACAACTTGAGCAAGAGTCAAAAAACTTCGGAAGTAATAAAGGCTTTACAAATGAGTCTTAAAAATAGTAAACGTCAGTCCGAGACCATCCACCATTCAGATCGTGGAATCCAATATTTATGTAGTGAATATACCAAGCACTTGAAATCAAATAATATCGAAACAAGCACAACAAAAGGAGGTAGTCCCCAAGAAAATGCAGTCGCCGAAAGAATAAACGGAATCTTAAAGCAAGAATACGGAATCTCAGACTTAAGAATAAATATTCCTCAATGTCGAAAATTAGTTAAAGAAGCAATCGAGCTATATAACAATGAGCGCCCACACTTAAGTTTAAATATGAAGACTCCAGAACAGTATTACAATGAATTTTATTGCAATCTAAATAACAATATTCGATGA
- a CDS encoding DEAD/DEAH box helicase produces MEFKSLNLIEPILKAIQEEGYTNPTPIQTQSIPKVLEGKDLLGCAQTGTGKTAAFAIPILQLLSNTKPHGSKRKIRSLIVTPTRELAIQIDESFKAYGRHTGLVSTVIFGGVKQTPQTNVLQRGVDILIATPGRLLDLLNQGFLTLKHVEIFVLDEADRMLDMGFIHDIRKLLTLLPKQRQSLFFSATMPPEIVNLAGSILQKPVKVSVTPASSTVDIIKQSVYFVDKVNKNALLLNILKDTNIKTALVFTNTKHGADKVVKILQNHNIAAEAIHGNKAQNARQRALANFKSQTTRVLVATDIAARGIDVDDLEYVINYEMSNIPETYVHRIGRTGRAGAKGTSYSFCDALEKEHLRNVEKLISKNIPVVEDHPFPLMNLKPEKPVKQQRGRPNNARPSANHAPVAGRSSNSAKSYGRQSNSR; encoded by the coding sequence ATAGAGTTTAAATCTCTTAATTTAATCGAACCGATTTTAAAAGCAATTCAGGAAGAAGGTTATACAAATCCCACGCCAATTCAAACACAGTCTATCCCTAAAGTTTTAGAAGGGAAAGATTTGCTTGGTTGTGCACAGACAGGTACCGGTAAAACTGCAGCTTTTGCGATACCGATATTACAATTATTGAGCAACACCAAACCACACGGTTCAAAAAGAAAAATCCGAAGTCTGATTGTTACTCCTACACGTGAACTTGCAATACAGATTGATGAAAGTTTCAAAGCTTATGGCAGGCATACAGGTTTGGTCAGCACAGTAATATTTGGTGGCGTTAAACAAACACCTCAAACTAATGTACTCCAGCGTGGTGTTGATATACTGATTGCCACTCCCGGCAGACTTTTAGACCTGCTAAATCAAGGATTCCTGACTCTAAAGCATGTAGAAATTTTCGTACTTGACGAAGCAGACCGTATGCTTGATATGGGTTTTATTCACGATATCAGGAAATTGCTGACTTTACTTCCTAAACAAAGGCAATCACTGTTTTTCTCAGCGACTATGCCACCTGAAATTGTAAATCTTGCCGGCTCTATCTTGCAGAAACCGGTAAAAGTATCAGTTACTCCGGCATCATCAACAGTTGATATCATCAAGCAATCTGTGTATTTTGTTGACAAGGTAAATAAAAACGCTCTGTTATTGAATATTTTGAAAGATACGAATATTAAAACGGCATTGGTTTTCACTAATACCAAGCACGGTGCTGATAAAGTTGTAAAAATTCTTCAAAATCACAACATAGCCGCAGAAGCAATTCACGGGAATAAAGCTCAGAATGCCAGGCAGCGGGCTTTAGCAAATTTTAAATCACAAACAACACGTGTTTTAGTTGCAACCGACATTGCCGCCCGTGGAATTGATGTTGATGATTTGGAATATGTAATCAATTATGAAATGTCGAACATTCCGGAAACTTACGTTCACAGAATTGGCAGAACAGGCAGAGCAGGAGCAAAAGGAACTTCATACTCATTTTGTGACGCATTGGAAAAGGAACATCTGCGTAATGTTGAAAAGCTTATTTCAAAGAATATTCCTGTTGTTGAAGACCATCCATTCCCTTTGATGAATCTCAAGCCCGAAAAACCTGTTAAACAGCAGCGTGGAAGACCTAACAATGCGAGACCTAGTGCTAATCATGCACCTGTTGCAGGAAGAAGTAGTAATTCAGCAAAGAGCTATGGTAGGCAAAGTAATTCGAGATAA
- a CDS encoding nucleotidyltransferase domain-containing protein, protein MAESTNKAIDLVKKLVEQIEQSQIKIVEAFLFGSYAKGTYNEWSDIDVALISDDFVGNRFLDLKKIAGATLKTSIDIQPHTFRKNDFNSDNPIVEEILRSGIKIV, encoded by the coding sequence ATGGCTGAAAGCACAAATAAAGCTATAGATTTAGTCAAAAAACTAGTTGAACAAATTGAGCAATCACAGATTAAAATTGTTGAAGCTTTTCTTTTTGGGAGTTATGCTAAAGGCACTTATAATGAATGGAGCGACATTGATGTTGCTCTTATTTCAGATGATTTTGTTGGAAATAGATTTCTTGATTTAAAAAAAATTGCCGGTGCCACTTTAAAAACAAGCATTGATATTCAACCACATACATTTCGTAAGAATGATTTTAATTCCGATAATCCAATAGTTGAAGAGATTTTGAGAAGCGGAATTAAGATTGTGTAA
- a CDS encoding DUF2442 domain-containing protein, translating to MIKITNISHIENYLLKVSFDDNTSKILDFEKILEFKGMAQPLKNIDYFKSVKLLRNGRSFGWDNDYDCCADWAYRY from the coding sequence ATGATAAAAATTACAAACATATCTCACATAGAAAATTATCTACTGAAAGTATCTTTTGATGATAATACATCAAAAATTCTTGATTTTGAAAAAATACTCGAATTTAAAGGAATGGCACAACCACTAAAAAATATTGATTATTTTAAATCCGTTAAGTTATTGAGAAATGGAAGAAGTTTCGGTTGGGATAATGATTACGATTGTTGTGCCGATTGGGCGTACAGATATTGA
- a CDS encoding type II toxin-antitoxin system PemK/MazF family toxin yields the protein MLTKQFEIWLADLNPQMGTEPGKTRPVLIIQTNLLNKIPHPSTIICPITTNVEPDSKILRVNIPHNTTGLNKNSDIMIDQIRAIDNKMLIKKIGELPDNLISKVKMNLIILLNF from the coding sequence ATGTTGACTAAACAGTTTGAAATCTGGCTTGCAGATTTGAACCCACAAATGGGAACAGAACCGGGAAAGACAAGACCTGTACTAATCATACAAACAAATTTGCTTAATAAAATTCCGCATCCATCAACTATTATTTGTCCAATTACAACAAATGTTGAACCTGACTCTAAAATATTAAGGGTGAATATACCTCATAATACAACAGGACTGAATAAAAATAGTGATATTATGATTGACCAAATTCGTGCAATTGATAATAAAATGTTAATCAAAAAAATTGGTGAATTACCTGATAATTTAATATCAAAAGTGAAAATGAATTTGATTATACTTTTGAATTTCTAA
- a CDS encoding acyl-CoA dehydrogenase, translating to MNYLLTEEQLMLKDLVAKFGKEKIAPVAAENERNHRFPADIIAEAGEMGLMGVAFPDEYGGAGMDFVSYFLTVEELSRWCASTGVIVSAHSSLVCDPIYRFGTEEQKQKYLPGLLSGQKIGSFSLTESNAGSDSGATQTTAKFDGTNWVLNGSKLFATNGKEADIFVLIASTEPSLKTRGVTAFIVEKETPGYKIGKVEQKLGIRSSSTTEIILENVVVPPSNMLGELNKGFKVAMTTLDGGRIGIAAQGLGIARAAIEDSIKYAKERYQFDQPIANFQAIQWMIADMWVRYEAAWLLTWRAAKMKQEGLDYNREAAMAKLDSSEVAMFCANRAIQIHGGYGYTEDFNVERYYRDAKICEIYEGTSEIQRLVISRSLLK from the coding sequence ATGAACTATCTTCTAACTGAAGAGCAATTAATGCTAAAAGACCTTGTCGCAAAATTCGGTAAAGAAAAAATAGCTCCTGTAGCTGCTGAAAATGAAAGAAACCACAGATTTCCTGCTGATATTATTGCAGAAGCCGGTGAAATGGGGCTTATGGGTGTTGCATTCCCGGATGAATATGGTGGTGCAGGTATGGATTTTGTTTCGTACTTCCTTACAGTTGAAGAATTATCCCGCTGGTGCGCCTCGACAGGTGTGATTGTATCGGCACATTCATCCCTTGTTTGCGACCCGATTTACAGATTCGGAACTGAAGAACAAAAACAAAAATATTTACCCGGATTGCTTAGCGGTCAAAAAATTGGTTCATTTTCATTGACGGAATCAAATGCCGGTTCTGATTCAGGTGCAACTCAGACTACAGCAAAATTTGACGGTACAAACTGGGTATTAAACGGCTCAAAATTATTTGCTACAAATGGTAAAGAAGCTGACATTTTTGTACTGATTGCCTCAACTGAACCATCATTAAAAACTCGCGGAGTTACTGCATTCATAGTTGAAAAGGAAACTCCGGGTTACAAAATCGGCAAAGTAGAACAAAAGCTTGGTATCCGCTCATCATCAACAACAGAAATTATTCTTGAAAATGTTGTGGTTCCGCCTTCAAATATGCTTGGCGAGCTAAATAAGGGATTCAAAGTTGCAATGACTACGCTTGATGGTGGTCGTATTGGTATTGCTGCACAAGGACTTGGAATAGCCCGAGCTGCAATTGAAGATTCGATTAAATATGCTAAAGAACGCTACCAATTTGACCAGCCGATTGCAAATTTCCAAGCTATTCAATGGATGATTGCAGATATGTGGGTTCGCTACGAAGCTGCTTGGCTATTGACCTGGCGAGCTGCAAAAATGAAACAGGAAGGTCTTGATTATAACCGCGAGGCAGCTATGGCTAAGCTCGACTCATCTGAAGTTGCTATGTTCTGTGCAAACCGTGCTATTCAGATTCATGGTGGCTACGGCTATACTGAAGATTTCAATGTTGAGCGTTATTATCGTGATGCAAAAATTTGCGAAATTTATGAAGGTACAAGCGAAATTCAGCGTCTTGTGATTTCACGCAGTTTGTTGAAATAA
- a CDS encoding methylmalonyl-CoA mutase family protein, which translates to MHKIRVVTAAALFDGHDVSVNLFRRLLQKRGAEVVHIGHNRSVKEVVTVALQEDVDAILVSSYQGGHNEYFRYMVDLLKESGAPNILVFGGGGGVILPSEIEALENYGVTRIYHAVDGQKIGIDGIADDIIARITKNIEESRKNIEISEELISANNCENPLTISKQLTVIEDNDDEILRSNLRELYKKYDKNKSLVFGVTGTGGSGKSSLIDEVIGKFLSFTDAKIGVLAVDPSKSTTGGALLGDRIRYNQTFNERVYFRSFATRKSKTEISLGLNDSVLALKSCGYDIIIVETSGIGQGDSNITGISDKSLYVMTSEFGAPSQLEKIDMLDLADFVAINKFEKRGSEDAYREVKIHFLRNRNLKVDKTIPLDELELPVYACSSNQFNNPGVNRLFRDMLNLVRENNPAVNVKEDLISMLPTKFDRYNGLISHDRVSYLSEISETVRNYKNRALEQVQIAKYANSLKTSAEIIENSQIKDEVQKEFDKKYNELSEDSRKFLESWTQVKDDMSREELNYTIMGKEFCINLYTKSLSGSMIPKVALPKYDDWANLLKFYYFENLPGSFPYTAGVFPFKRTTEDPKRQFAGEGSPERTNKRFHYLCANDSAKRLSTAFDGITLYAEDPAVQPDIYGKIGEAGVSICNIDDMNVLMRGFDLIHPLTSVSMTINAPAPIMVAFFFMTAFRRELEKVKSSGKLLTDPEIEQLKIDTFRKIRGTVQADMLKEDQAQNTIIFSIDFAMKMIGDLQEYLSKNRIMNYYSLSISGYHIAEAGANPITQLAFTLANGFTYVEYFLNRGLKVDEFAPNLSFFFSNGMDPEYSVIGRVARRIWAVAMKYRYGANDKSQRLKYHIQTSGRSLHAQEIDFNDIRTTLQGLLAFYDNCNSLHTNSYDEAVTTPTEESVRRSMAIQLILSKEFGMLKNENPNQGSFIIEELTDLVEEAVLMEFNRLSRRGGVLGAMETQYQRSKIQEESMYYEFQKQTGEYPIIGVNTYLNESESNPYESMQVIRTSDDEKRQRINEVNAFKSKNEANLESALDRLRTTALKNGNIFEELLNTVQYATMGQITQVLYEIGGKYRRGM; encoded by the coding sequence ATGCATAAGATTAGAGTAGTAACAGCGGCGGCATTGTTTGACGGGCATGATGTATCAGTAAATTTGTTCAGAAGGTTATTGCAAAAGCGTGGTGCTGAGGTTGTTCATATAGGTCATAACCGTAGTGTAAAAGAAGTTGTTACAGTCGCATTGCAGGAAGATGTGGATGCAATTTTGGTAAGTTCTTATCAGGGTGGGCATAACGAATATTTCAGATATATGGTTGATTTGCTTAAAGAATCCGGCGCTCCGAATATTTTGGTGTTTGGCGGTGGCGGTGGTGTGATTCTTCCTTCTGAAATTGAAGCACTTGAAAATTATGGAGTAACTCGAATTTATCACGCTGTTGATGGTCAGAAAATTGGAATTGACGGTATTGCAGATGATATTATCGCAAGAATTACAAAAAACATCGAAGAAAGCAGAAAAAATATTGAAATTTCTGAGGAGTTAATTTCTGCAAATAATTGTGAAAATCCTTTGACAATTTCCAAGCAATTAACTGTAATTGAAGATAATGATGATGAAATTCTTCGCAGCAATTTAAGAGAATTATATAAAAAATATGATAAAAATAAATCTCTTGTTTTTGGAGTTACAGGTACAGGTGGTAGTGGTAAAAGCTCTTTAATTGACGAGGTGATTGGTAAATTTTTGTCTTTTACTGATGCAAAAATTGGTGTTCTTGCAGTTGACCCTTCGAAATCCACAACGGGCGGCGCTTTACTTGGTGATAGAATCCGTTATAATCAAACTTTTAATGAAAGAGTTTACTTCCGCAGTTTTGCAACACGTAAAAGTAAAACCGAAATTTCACTTGGATTAAATGATTCAGTACTTGCTCTCAAGTCATGCGGTTATGATATTATTATTGTTGAAACCAGCGGAATTGGACAAGGCGATAGCAATATCACAGGAATCTCCGATAAATCTTTATATGTGATGACTTCAGAATTTGGGGCTCCTTCGCAGCTTGAAAAAATTGACATGCTTGATTTAGCTGATTTTGTGGCAATCAATAAATTCGAAAAGCGTGGCTCTGAAGATGCATACCGTGAGGTGAAAATTCATTTCCTCCGCAACCGCAATCTGAAAGTAGATAAAACTATTCCGCTTGATGAGCTCGAACTTCCGGTATATGCTTGCTCAAGTAATCAGTTCAACAATCCGGGGGTTAATCGCCTTTTCCGTGATATGCTGAATTTAGTGAGAGAAAATAATCCTGCTGTTAATGTGAAAGAAGATTTAATCTCAATGTTACCCACAAAATTTGACAGGTACAACGGATTAATCAGCCATGACAGAGTTTCCTATCTATCCGAAATTTCAGAAACTGTAAGAAATTATAAAAATCGTGCTTTAGAGCAGGTTCAGATTGCAAAATATGCGAATAGTTTAAAAACTTCTGCGGAGATAATTGAAAATTCACAGATTAAGGATGAAGTTCAAAAAGAATTTGATAAAAAATATAATGAATTAAGTGAAGATTCCAGAAAATTTTTAGAATCATGGACTCAGGTCAAAGATGATATGAGCCGTGAAGAGCTGAATTACACAATTATGGGTAAGGAATTTTGTATTAATCTTTATACAAAATCGCTTTCCGGTTCGATGATTCCGAAAGTTGCCCTTCCAAAATATGATGATTGGGCAAATTTGCTTAAATTTTATTATTTTGAAAATCTTCCGGGTTCATTTCCTTATACAGCCGGAGTATTTCCATTCAAGCGTACTACTGAAGACCCGAAGAGGCAATTTGCCGGCGAGGGCAGTCCGGAAAGAACTAACAAGCGATTCCATTATTTATGTGCAAATGATTCTGCAAAGAGATTATCAACTGCTTTTGACGGAATCACACTTTATGCCGAAGACCCTGCTGTTCAGCCGGATATTTACGGAAAAATAGGCGAAGCCGGCGTTTCGATTTGCAATATTGATGATATGAATGTTCTGATGAGAGGATTTGACTTGATACATCCACTAACATCAGTATCAATGACGATAAATGCACCTGCTCCGATAATGGTTGCATTCTTCTTTATGACTGCATTTCGTCGCGAGCTTGAAAAAGTGAAATCAAGTGGAAAATTACTAACTGATCCTGAAATTGAACAGCTGAAAATTGATACTTTCCGAAAAATTCGCGGAACTGTTCAGGCGGATATGCTGAAAGAGGACCAGGCGCAGAATACAATTATTTTCTCAATTGATTTTGCAATGAAAATGATTGGCGACTTGCAGGAGTACTTATCTAAAAATCGCATAATGAATTATTATTCTTTATCAATTAGCGGTTATCATATTGCGGAAGCCGGTGCTAATCCAATTACACAGCTTGCTTTTACACTTGCTAACGGATTTACTTACGTGGAATATTTCCTTAATCGCGGGCTTAAAGTTGATGAATTTGCACCGAATTTGTCCTTCTTCTTCTCAAATGGTATGGATCCTGAATATTCTGTAATAGGGCGAGTTGCCCGAAGAATTTGGGCTGTAGCTATGAAATATCGCTATGGTGCAAATGATAAAAGTCAGAGATTAAAGTATCACATTCAGACTTCCGGCAGGTCGCTTCACGCTCAGGAAATTGATTTTAACGATATTCGTACCACATTACAGGGCTTACTTGCGTTCTATGATAATTGTAATTCACTGCATACAAATTCTTATGATGAGGCAGTTACAACTCCAACGGAAGAGTCAGTAAGACGCTCAATGGCAATTCAGCTTATCCTTTCAAAAGAATTTGGTATGCTGAAAAATGAGAATCCAAACCAAGGTTCATTTATTATCGAAGAATTAACTGATTTGGTGGAAGAAGCTGTACTGATGGAATTTAACCGTCTTTCAAGGCGTGGTGGAGTTCTTGGTGCTATGGAAACACAATATCAACGCTCGAAAATTCAGGAAGAATCTATGTATTATGAATTCCAAAAGCAGACGGGCGAATATCCTATAATCGGCGTGAATACTTATCTGAATGAAAGTGAGAGTAATCCTTATGAATCTATGCAGGTTATACGTACAAGTGATGATGAGAAACGGCAGAGAATCAATGAAGTTAATGCTTTCAAATCTAAAAATGAAGCTAATTTAGAATCTGCTCTTGACCGCTTACGTACAACTGCACTGAAAAATGGCAACATTTTTGAAGAACTATTAAATACAGTTCAATACGCAACTATGGGACAAATTACTCAAGTACTATATGAAATTGGCGGAAAATATAGAAGAGGAATGTAG
- a CDS encoding type II toxin-antitoxin system RelE/ParE family toxin — protein MYKVTFLEPAENELKEAVQYYNKQLGELGNEFAEEVKKSIKRIIYFPYLWKKLSDRTRKCPCKRFPYNIIYFIDKKKIVIVAIMHSKRKPDYWKNRV, from the coding sequence ATGTATAAAGTTACATTTCTCGAACCTGCAGAAAACGAATTAAAGGAAGCCGTTCAATACTATAACAAGCAACTTGGCGAATTGGGAAACGAATTTGCAGAGGAAGTTAAAAAATCAATTAAACGTATTATTTATTTTCCATATCTATGGAAAAAGTTGTCTGATAGAACCCGAAAATGCCCATGTAAGCGATTTCCATATAATATTATTTACTTTATTGATAAGAAGAAAATTGTTATTGTTGCAATAATGCACTCTAAAAGAAAACCAGATTATTGGAAAAATAGAGTATAA
- a CDS encoding addiction module protein, with amino-acid sequence MQTLQKDELVADLLSLLPIERLEIIDKLITSFDSDSHDEVSISWAVESEKRIDSYIKGDIKEVDSEIVFNRLKLT; translated from the coding sequence ATGCAAACTTTACAAAAAGATGAATTAGTAGCTGATTTACTTTCACTTTTACCAATTGAAAGATTAGAAATCATTGATAAGCTAATTACAAGTTTTGATTCTGATTCTCATGATGAAGTATCAATTTCCTGGGCGGTTGAATCTGAAAAAAGAATTGATTCTTACATCAAAGGTGATATTAAAGAAGTTGATTCCGAAATAGTTTTCAACAGATTAAAACTAACTTAA